One genomic window of Chloroflexota bacterium includes the following:
- a CDS encoding ComEA family DNA-binding protein — translation MSISQGSGERRLNLAIWIVISLLIIALVAGGAVLISRHVGGGSGGNIEVILPAHSQAEVEVYLSGAVTSEGIYTFSQDSSLKDVLQRAGIVGEGSDPIKVKIRVLDTYEDPFAEEEQGTKTNINTASAAQLELLKGIGPVKAQAIINYRNEHGFFRSVDELLNVPGIGPKTLAAIRDQVTVVD, via the coding sequence ATGAGTATTTCCCAAGGTTCAGGAGAAAGAAGACTAAATCTTGCTATCTGGATAGTAATCAGTCTGTTGATTATAGCCCTCGTAGCCGGTGGGGCTGTGCTTATCTCCAGACACGTCGGCGGCGGCAGCGGAGGAAATATTGAGGTGATTCTTCCGGCCCATTCACAAGCAGAGGTGGAGGTGTATCTGAGTGGGGCTGTAACCAGCGAAGGCATCTACACCTTTAGCCAGGATAGCAGTCTGAAGGACGTCCTCCAGCGAGCTGGCATAGTGGGGGAGGGGTCGGATCCAATCAAGGTTAAGATTCGTGTCCTCGATACCTATGAGGACCCCTTCGCTGAAGAGGAGCAGGGAACGAAGACCAACATCAATACCGCCTCTGCCGCACAGCTTGAGCTTCTGAAGGGTATTGGGCCAGTCAAGGCTCAGGCTATCATCAATTACCGTAACGAGCATGGCTTCTTCCGCTCCGTGGACGAATTGCTCAATGTGCCGGGCATCGGCCCTAAGACGCTTGCAGCCATTAGAGATCAAGTGACGGTGGTAGATTAG